In Microbacterium galbinum, a single window of DNA contains:
- a CDS encoding replication-associated recombination protein A, translating into MTPAAALLSGQTPLAVRMRPVSLDEVAGQRHLLRSGSPIVALADPEASSPGAVSIILWGPPGTGKTTLAQAIARSSGRRFVELSAITAGVKDVREVMQEAITQRDLYGQTTILFLDEIHRFTKAQQDALLPGVENGWVILIAATTENPSFSVISPLLSRSLLLTLQPLTDDDIGLLVDRAVTDARGLHGAVTLSDEARAALIRLASGDARRALTGLEAGAAVALSHGSPPDAEDAGDDDEDAEVADDDEAGVASGDTGEEAAGAASVVPEVSADDVAQAVDRALLRYDRQGDEHYDVISAFIKSIRGSDADAALHYLARMIEAGEDPRFIARRLVISASEDVGLADPQALVIAVAAADAVAFIGMPEGRIPLAEATVYLATTAKSNAAYAGIDAAIADIRKGGFGRVPLHLRDAHYPGAKRLGHGRGYAYPHDNEFGIVAQQYLPDELQGRRYYAPKALGAERDVSARLEKIRRILDGR; encoded by the coding sequence ATGACCCCTGCCGCCGCCCTGCTCTCGGGGCAGACGCCGCTCGCCGTGCGCATGCGTCCCGTCTCGCTCGACGAGGTGGCCGGTCAGCGGCACCTGCTCCGTTCCGGCTCGCCGATCGTCGCCCTCGCCGACCCCGAGGCATCGTCGCCCGGCGCGGTCTCCATCATCCTCTGGGGGCCTCCCGGTACCGGTAAGACGACGCTCGCGCAGGCCATCGCCCGTTCTTCCGGTCGCCGCTTCGTCGAGCTCTCGGCGATCACGGCGGGGGTGAAGGACGTGCGCGAGGTCATGCAGGAGGCCATCACGCAGCGCGACCTCTACGGTCAGACGACGATCCTGTTCCTCGACGAGATCCACCGCTTCACGAAGGCGCAGCAGGACGCTCTCCTGCCCGGTGTCGAGAACGGCTGGGTGATCCTGATAGCCGCGACGACCGAGAACCCGTCGTTCTCGGTGATCTCGCCGCTGCTCTCGCGATCGCTCCTACTCACCCTGCAACCTCTCACCGACGACGACATCGGTCTGCTCGTCGATCGTGCCGTCACCGATGCTCGCGGCCTGCACGGCGCGGTGACGCTCAGCGATGAGGCGCGGGCCGCGCTCATCCGTCTCGCCTCCGGCGACGCGCGCCGTGCCCTCACCGGCCTCGAGGCCGGTGCGGCCGTTGCGCTCTCGCACGGGAGCCCGCCCGACGCGGAAGACGCCGGCGACGACGATGAGGACGCTGAGGTCGCCGACGACGACGAAGCCGGCGTGGCGAGCGGCGATACCGGGGAAGAAGCCGCCGGTGCGGCATCCGTCGTCCCGGAAGTCTCCGCCGATGACGTCGCGCAGGCCGTCGACCGAGCGCTGTTGCGCTACGACCGTCAGGGAGACGAGCACTACGACGTCATCAGTGCGTTCATCAAGTCGATTCGCGGGTCGGATGCCGATGCGGCGTTGCACTACCTCGCCCGGATGATCGAGGCGGGAGAGGATCCCCGGTTCATCGCTCGGCGGCTCGTGATCTCCGCCTCCGAAGACGTGGGCCTCGCCGATCCGCAGGCGTTGGTGATCGCCGTCGCCGCCGCCGACGCCGTGGCTTTCATCGGGATGCCGGAGGGGCGCATCCCGCTCGCCGAGGCGACCGTCTACCTCGCGACGACGGCCAAATCGAATGCGGCGTACGCGGGCATCGACGCCGCGATCGCCGACATCCGGAAGGGCGGCTTCGGCCGGGTCCCGCTCCACCTGCGCGATGCGCACTATCCGGGGGCGAAGCGGCTCGGTCATGGCCGCGGCTACGCGTACCCGCACGACAACGAGTTCGGCATCGTGGCCCAGCAGTACCTCCCCGACGAGTTGCAGGGGCGCCGCTACTACGCGCCGAAGGCTCTGGGGGCCGAGCGCGATGTCTCGGCGCGGCTCGAGAAGATCCGCCGCATTCTCGACGGGCGCTGA
- the aroC gene encoding chorismate synthase: protein MLRVLTAGESHGPELIAIMEGLPSGVPISSEAIQADLQRRKLGYGRGSRMKFEQDELSISGGVRHGKTLGSPIAMRIGNTEWPKWTEVMNPEPAELTDKSRGRGAPLTRPRPGHADLVGMQKYDFDEARPILERASARETAARVALGAVARSFLSELGIRLVSHTLSIGPVAVPADSPLPTPDDVDALDADPLRCFDATTSALMVAEVDDAKKDGDTLGGIVEVLAYGLPPGLGSHVHWDRRLDARLAQALMSIQAIKGVEVGDGFETTRRRGSAAHDELFATDGGITRGSDRAGGTEGGMSTGTVLRVRAGMKPIATVPHALRTIDIATGDDATAHHQRSDVCAVPAAGVVAEAMVAIELARAVLEKFGGDSVGETRRNLEGYLAAIPAELRTAPASEAALLAHDEQH from the coding sequence ATGCTCCGCGTGCTGACGGCCGGCGAATCGCACGGCCCCGAACTCATCGCCATCATGGAGGGCCTTCCCTCCGGTGTCCCGATCTCCTCCGAGGCGATCCAGGCCGACCTCCAGCGTCGCAAACTCGGCTACGGGCGCGGCTCGCGCATGAAGTTCGAGCAGGACGAGCTGAGCATCTCCGGCGGCGTCCGCCACGGCAAGACCCTGGGGAGCCCCATCGCGATGCGCATCGGCAACACCGAGTGGCCGAAGTGGACCGAGGTCATGAACCCCGAGCCCGCCGAGCTCACCGACAAGTCCCGCGGCCGCGGCGCCCCGCTCACGCGTCCCCGCCCGGGTCACGCCGATCTCGTGGGCATGCAGAAGTACGACTTCGACGAGGCCCGCCCGATCCTCGAGCGTGCGAGCGCTCGGGAGACCGCCGCCCGCGTCGCGCTGGGTGCCGTCGCCCGTTCCTTCCTCAGCGAGCTCGGCATCCGTCTCGTGAGCCACACCCTCTCGATCGGACCGGTCGCCGTGCCGGCGGATTCACCGCTGCCGACGCCGGACGACGTCGACGCCCTCGACGCCGATCCGCTCCGGTGCTTCGACGCGACCACCTCCGCGCTGATGGTCGCCGAGGTCGACGACGCGAAGAAGGACGGTGACACCCTCGGCGGCATCGTCGAGGTGCTCGCCTACGGCCTTCCGCCGGGGCTCGGCTCGCACGTGCACTGGGACCGCCGGCTCGATGCCCGCCTCGCGCAGGCGCTCATGAGCATCCAGGCCATCAAGGGGGTCGAGGTCGGCGACGGATTCGAGACAACACGTCGTCGGGGCTCGGCCGCCCACGACGAGCTCTTCGCGACCGACGGCGGCATCACCCGCGGCTCCGACCGTGCCGGCGGAACCGAGGGCGGGATGTCGACCGGCACCGTGCTGCGCGTGCGCGCCGGTATGAAGCCGATCGCCACGGTGCCGCATGCGCTGCGCACGATCGACATCGCGACCGGCGACGACGCGACGGCCCACCACCAGCGCTCCGACGTGTGCGCCGTCCCCGCGGCGGGCGTCGTGGCGGAGGCGATGGTCGCCATCGAGCTCGCCCGGGCCGTGCTCGAGAAGTTCGGCGGCGACAGCGTCGGCGAGACCCGTCGCAACCTCGAGGGATACCTCGCGGCGATCCCGGCGGAGCTGCGCACCGCGCCGGCATCCGAGGCCGCGCTGCTCGCGCATGACGAACAGCACTGA
- the mltG gene encoding endolytic transglycosylase MltG — MSERDGASPAPDANEPLGDLFANLPEPTQQHPTADYSGPAPGSRRAAREAARRGDASPETTPAALPDAVDPVGAPVPAVEPATSAVEPVTSAAEPVRPSAEEVRIAPARREPAPVAAPTAEAVQGEAPIGGGLDALFVAPDDDRALAKAPRKRRRGCLIALLVILVIVGGIAAAGAWAMNTYGEQINDIMGWGEPKDYEDGEASGEAFVTIKDGDTGRPVSTALYEAGVTKTEDVFYDYLIEENIAVTFYPGVYRLQKKMTAAAALEELGNEDNKLENTASVSEGGTIESSLAAMAESLGLPVEDFEAAVADPSVYGVDAPSLEGWLFPAVYTFDPEVTATQVIQRMVDRTREALTEAGVPDTDAERILTIASIIQREGRTADFAKVSRVIENRLDIDMKLQMDSTAQYGYGSLHEGVVSSSTEALEDDNDWNTYVRTGLPVTPIASPSFAAIDAAMHPEDGPWLYFVTIDLSTGETQFSETYEEHQAGIEKWREWCRANPDAGC; from the coding sequence ATGTCCGAACGCGATGGCGCGTCCCCCGCGCCCGATGCGAACGAGCCGCTCGGCGATCTCTTCGCGAACCTCCCCGAGCCGACGCAGCAGCATCCGACGGCCGATTACAGCGGCCCGGCTCCCGGCTCCCGGCGCGCCGCCCGTGAGGCCGCGCGCCGAGGCGACGCGTCACCCGAGACGACTCCCGCCGCGCTGCCCGACGCCGTGGACCCGGTCGGCGCCCCCGTCCCGGCAGTCGAGCCCGCGACATCGGCGGTCGAACCGGTGACGTCGGCTGCCGAGCCCGTGCGTCCGTCCGCCGAAGAGGTGCGGATCGCGCCGGCACGCAGGGAACCGGCACCCGTCGCCGCTCCCACCGCCGAAGCCGTCCAGGGAGAGGCCCCGATCGGCGGAGGCCTCGACGCTCTGTTCGTGGCTCCCGATGACGACCGCGCTCTGGCGAAGGCACCGAGGAAGCGACGTCGCGGGTGTCTGATCGCGCTGCTCGTCATCCTGGTGATCGTCGGCGGTATCGCCGCCGCCGGCGCCTGGGCGATGAACACCTACGGCGAGCAGATCAACGACATCATGGGCTGGGGTGAGCCGAAGGACTACGAAGACGGCGAAGCCTCCGGCGAAGCCTTCGTCACGATCAAGGACGGCGATACCGGACGCCCGGTGTCGACGGCACTCTACGAGGCCGGTGTCACCAAGACCGAGGACGTGTTCTACGACTACCTGATCGAGGAGAACATCGCTGTCACCTTCTACCCGGGTGTGTACCGCCTGCAGAAGAAGATGACCGCCGCAGCCGCGCTCGAGGAGCTGGGCAACGAAGACAACAAGCTCGAGAACACGGCGTCGGTGTCGGAGGGCGGCACGATCGAGTCCTCCCTGGCGGCGATGGCCGAGTCGCTCGGTCTGCCGGTGGAGGACTTCGAAGCCGCCGTCGCCGATCCCTCCGTCTACGGCGTCGACGCGCCGAGCCTCGAGGGGTGGCTGTTCCCGGCCGTGTACACCTTCGATCCCGAGGTGACGGCGACGCAGGTCATTCAGCGCATGGTCGATCGCACGCGGGAGGCGTTGACCGAAGCGGGCGTTCCCGATACCGACGCCGAGCGCATCCTGACGATCGCGTCGATCATCCAGCGCGAGGGCCGCACGGCCGACTTCGCGAAGGTGAGCCGCGTGATCGAGAACCGTCTCGACATCGACATGAAGCTGCAGATGGACTCGACGGCCCAGTACGGGTACGGCTCGCTGCACGAGGGAGTCGTGTCGAGCTCGACCGAGGCTCTGGAAGACGACAACGACTGGAACACCTACGTGCGCACGGGGCTTCCGGTGACGCCGATCGCGAGTCCGAGCTTCGCCGCGATCGATGCCGCGATGCACCCCGAGGACGGTCCCTGGCTGTACTTCGTCACGATCGACCTGTCGACGGGCGAGACGCAGTTCTCGGAGACGTACGAGGAGCACCAGGCCGGCATCGAGAAGTGGCGCGAATGGTGCCGGGCGAATCCGGATGCGGGCTGCTGA
- the rpsD gene encoding 30S ribosomal protein S4, translated as MTTKSQDRRKVRLSRALGIALTPKAARYLEKRPYAPGEHGRTKRKADSDYAVRLREKQRLREQYGIREKQMRNTFNEARRQEGLTGENLVELLEMRLDALVLRAGFARTTAQARQLVVHRHILVDGQLVDRPSFRVKAGQLIHVKAKSEGTEPFQVAAAGGHAEVLPPVPGYLEVELDKLQARLVRRPKRAEVPVTCEVQLVVEYYAAR; from the coding sequence GTGACCACGAAGTCCCAGGACCGCCGCAAGGTGCGTCTGAGCCGTGCCCTCGGCATCGCTCTCACCCCGAAGGCCGCCCGCTACCTCGAGAAGCGTCCCTACGCTCCGGGTGAGCACGGCCGCACCAAGCGCAAGGCTGACAGCGACTACGCCGTCCGTCTGCGTGAGAAGCAGCGTCTGCGCGAGCAGTACGGCATCCGCGAGAAGCAGATGCGCAACACCTTCAACGAAGCCCGCCGCCAGGAGGGTCTGACCGGTGAGAACCTGGTCGAGCTCCTCGAGATGCGTCTCGACGCTCTCGTGCTGCGCGCCGGTTTCGCCCGTACGACGGCGCAGGCCCGCCAGCTCGTCGTGCACCGCCACATCCTCGTCGACGGCCAGCTCGTCGACCGCCCGTCCTTCCGCGTGAAGGCCGGACAACTCATCCACGTCAAGGCCAAGAGCGAGGGCACCGAGCCCTTCCAGGTGGCAGCAGCCGGCGGTCACGCCGAGGTCCTGCCCCCCGTTCCGGGCTACCTCGAGGTCGAGCTCGACAAGCTCCAGGCCCGCCTGGTCCGTCGTCCGAAGCGCGCCGAGGTCCCCGTGACCTGCGAAGTGCAGCTCGTCGTCGAGTACTACGCGGCTCGCTGA
- the ruvX gene encoding Holliday junction resolvase RuvX → MSGFRRGVRLGIDVGRARVGVARCDPDGMLAVPVETVPRSEASIDRLVELAAEYEPMEFVVGLPVNMQGADTASTVDAREFAAALRTRTGVPVRLVDERLSTVSAHAALRSSGRNQKNSRSIVDQVAAVVLLQQAIDTEKSTGNPAGAAVPSDEEHP, encoded by the coding sequence GTGAGCGGTTTCCGACGCGGGGTGCGCCTCGGCATCGATGTCGGGCGCGCCCGCGTCGGCGTCGCGCGGTGCGATCCCGACGGAATGCTCGCCGTCCCCGTCGAGACGGTGCCGCGCTCGGAGGCCTCGATCGATCGGCTCGTGGAGCTCGCGGCCGAGTACGAGCCGATGGAGTTCGTCGTCGGTCTCCCGGTGAACATGCAGGGCGCGGACACCGCGTCGACGGTGGACGCACGGGAGTTCGCCGCAGCCCTTCGCACGCGCACCGGTGTCCCGGTACGGCTCGTCGACGAACGGCTCAGCACGGTGTCCGCGCACGCGGCCCTGCGTTCTTCAGGTCGAAATCAGAAGAACTCTCGTAGCATTGTGGATCAGGTCGCCGCGGTGGTGCTGCTGCAGCAGGCGATCGACACGGAGAAGAGCACCGGAAACCCGGCCGGTGCCGCTGTCCCGTCCGACGAGGAGCATCCCTGA
- a CDS encoding shikimate dehydrogenase family protein, with protein sequence MRAADARSPHRLAVWGDPIAHSKSPALHAAAYRVLGLDWDYDRRRVSADDLPSALSGLDGSWRGLSLTMPLKEQAFRAAAVRDRHATLTGAVNTLLLDGGPAGFNTDVGGIVDALADDGMRAASIVRILGAGATAASALVAAAEIGAERAEIRARRPDRAAALVDLGGSLGVTVSVASFDSPPTPVDLTVATLPSGTSLPADVALPLADDGGVLFDAAYAPWPSALAAVWSDAPVVSGLGMLLHQAIRQIRVFLHGDPAHVLDDEASVLAAMRAAV encoded by the coding sequence ATGCGGGCTGCTGACGCTCGTTCCCCCCACCGGCTCGCGGTGTGGGGGGATCCGATCGCGCACTCGAAGTCTCCGGCGCTCCATGCCGCGGCCTATCGTGTGCTCGGGCTGGACTGGGATTACGACCGCCGCCGCGTGAGCGCCGACGACCTGCCGTCGGCGCTGTCCGGTCTCGACGGATCGTGGCGTGGACTCTCGCTCACGATGCCCCTCAAGGAACAGGCGTTCCGGGCCGCGGCGGTGCGCGATCGCCATGCGACGCTCACGGGAGCCGTGAACACGCTCCTGCTCGACGGCGGGCCGGCGGGGTTCAACACCGACGTCGGGGGGATCGTCGACGCCCTGGCCGATGACGGGATGCGGGCGGCGAGCATCGTGCGCATCCTCGGTGCCGGGGCGACGGCGGCATCCGCCCTGGTCGCTGCGGCGGAGATCGGTGCCGAGCGGGCGGAGATCCGCGCGCGACGGCCGGATCGCGCTGCGGCACTGGTCGATCTCGGCGGCAGTCTCGGCGTGACCGTCTCCGTCGCCTCGTTCGATTCGCCTCCCACCCCGGTGGATCTGACGGTCGCGACGCTCCCGTCGGGTACATCGCTTCCCGCAGACGTCGCCCTGCCTTTGGCGGATGACGGGGGAGTGCTGTTCGATGCCGCCTACGCGCCCTGGCCCTCGGCGCTGGCGGCGGTGTGGAGCGACGCACCCGTCGTGTCGGGCCTCGGGATGCTGCTCCATCAGGCGATCCGTCAGATCCGCGTCTTCCTGCACGGTGACCCGGCGCACGTGCTCGACGACGAGGCATCCGTCCTGGCCGCGATGCGCGCTGCTGTCTGA
- the alaS gene encoding alanine--tRNA ligase: protein MNSAEIAQRYLDFFEKNDHVIVPSASLVSDDPSLMFTVAGMVPFVPYLTGVVPSPHPRIADLQKCIRTNDIEEVGKTARHGTFFQMLGNWSFGDYFKEGAIRYAWELLTSSEADGGFAFDEKDLWVTVYETDDEAESIWRDIIGLKPERIQRLGRADNYWNTGQPGPGGPDSEIFFDRGPAYGKDGGPAADDSRFLEIWNLVFMQDFIENIRGKTEFDIVGELPQKNIDTGMGLERVAFLKQGVENMYEIDQVRPVLDRAVELSGRTYGKVHEDDVRFRVIADHVRSSLMLLSDGVRPSNEGRGYILRRLMRRTVRAMRLLGVDEPVFPELFATSRDAMKSSYPELERDWSTLSASAFAEEETFRRTLAQGSTILDLALDETKKEGKTALSGPEAFLLHDTYGFPIDLTLEVAEEAGLEVDRGAFDTLMREQRDRAKADARNRKRQLADVSVYRELRALGETGFDGYTELEVQSRILGILVDGQPVRSASEGQIAEVVLAETTLYAESGGQVADKGTIVGPGFELEVLDVQRPVPGLISHTVQVSTGSVAVDDAATTVVDAANRRAARQAHSATHLVHAALRDTLGPTATQAGSLNRAGYMRFDFSWSQALSADTRTEIEEITNRAVHDALEVTTRIVSLDEAKEAGAMALFGEKYGDVVRMVDIGGPWSRELCAGTHVGSSAEIGLVSLVGESSVGASNRRIEALVGVDAFRELAAERAIVSQLTSSLKTPRDQLAERISDLAANLKAAEKRIAQFESKERAGQIPAIADAARRIAAFYVATESLGELASADDLRELVLGVRDRLGSDAAVVALGAVVNGRPVVVVATNDAARTAGAKAGALAKRAAGVLGGGGGGRDDVAQGGGTDAAALPAALDAIVQELHAA from the coding sequence ATGAATTCTGCGGAAATCGCGCAGCGCTATCTCGACTTCTTCGAGAAGAACGACCACGTCATCGTCCCCTCCGCCTCGCTCGTCAGCGACGACCCCTCCCTGATGTTCACGGTCGCGGGCATGGTGCCCTTCGTCCCGTACCTCACGGGCGTCGTGCCGTCGCCGCATCCGCGGATCGCCGACCTGCAGAAGTGCATCCGTACGAACGACATCGAAGAGGTCGGCAAGACCGCCCGTCATGGCACGTTCTTCCAGATGCTCGGCAACTGGTCGTTCGGCGACTACTTCAAAGAGGGCGCGATCCGCTACGCCTGGGAACTCCTCACCAGCAGCGAGGCCGATGGCGGCTTCGCGTTCGACGAGAAGGACCTCTGGGTCACGGTCTATGAGACCGATGACGAGGCCGAGTCGATCTGGCGCGACATCATCGGACTGAAGCCCGAGCGCATCCAGCGCCTCGGACGCGCCGACAACTACTGGAACACGGGTCAGCCCGGCCCGGGTGGCCCCGACTCCGAGATCTTCTTCGACCGGGGACCGGCGTACGGCAAGGACGGCGGCCCCGCGGCCGACGATTCGAGGTTCCTGGAGATCTGGAACCTCGTGTTCATGCAGGACTTCATCGAGAACATCCGCGGAAAGACCGAGTTCGACATCGTGGGCGAGCTCCCGCAGAAGAACATCGACACCGGCATGGGTCTCGAGCGCGTCGCCTTCCTCAAGCAGGGCGTCGAGAACATGTACGAGATCGACCAGGTGCGCCCCGTCCTCGATCGTGCCGTCGAGCTCTCCGGCCGCACCTATGGCAAGGTCCACGAGGACGACGTGCGCTTCCGCGTCATCGCCGACCACGTGCGCTCCTCGCTCATGCTGCTCTCCGACGGCGTGCGTCCGTCGAACGAGGGCCGCGGCTACATCCTCCGTCGCCTCATGCGCCGCACGGTGCGTGCGATGCGGCTGCTCGGCGTCGACGAGCCGGTCTTCCCCGAACTCTTCGCCACCTCGCGCGACGCGATGAAGTCGTCGTACCCCGAACTCGAGCGCGACTGGTCGACCCTCTCCGCGTCGGCGTTCGCCGAGGAGGAGACCTTCCGTCGCACGCTGGCCCAGGGATCGACGATCCTCGACCTGGCGCTCGACGAGACCAAGAAGGAGGGCAAGACGGCGCTGAGCGGCCCGGAGGCCTTCCTGCTGCACGACACCTACGGATTCCCGATCGACCTCACGCTCGAGGTCGCCGAGGAAGCCGGGCTCGAGGTCGACCGCGGCGCGTTCGACACGCTCATGCGCGAGCAGCGCGACCGCGCCAAGGCAGACGCACGCAACCGCAAGCGTCAGCTCGCGGATGTCTCCGTCTACCGGGAGCTGCGCGCTCTCGGCGAGACCGGCTTCGACGGGTACACCGAACTCGAGGTGCAGTCCCGCATCCTGGGCATCCTCGTCGACGGGCAGCCGGTGCGCAGCGCATCGGAGGGCCAGATCGCCGAGGTCGTCCTCGCTGAGACGACCCTGTACGCCGAGTCCGGAGGTCAGGTCGCCGACAAGGGAACGATCGTGGGCCCCGGCTTCGAACTCGAAGTGCTCGACGTGCAGCGTCCCGTGCCCGGACTCATCAGCCACACGGTGCAGGTGAGCACCGGATCGGTCGCCGTCGACGACGCCGCCACCACGGTCGTCGATGCGGCCAACCGTCGCGCGGCGCGTCAGGCGCACTCCGCGACGCACCTCGTGCACGCTGCGCTCCGCGACACGCTCGGTCCGACCGCCACGCAGGCGGGCTCGTTGAACCGCGCCGGCTACATGCGCTTCGATTTCTCCTGGTCGCAGGCGTTGTCGGCCGACACGCGCACCGAGATCGAGGAGATCACGAACCGCGCCGTCCACGACGCCCTAGAGGTCACCACACGCATCGTCTCGCTCGACGAGGCGAAGGAAGCCGGCGCCATGGCGCTGTTCGGCGAGAAGTACGGCGACGTGGTGCGCATGGTCGACATCGGTGGCCCGTGGTCGCGTGAGCTCTGCGCGGGAACCCACGTCGGCTCCAGCGCCGAGATCGGCCTCGTCAGCCTCGTCGGAGAATCGTCGGTGGGAGCATCCAACCGTCGCATCGAAGCCCTCGTCGGCGTCGACGCCTTCCGTGAGCTCGCTGCCGAGCGTGCGATCGTCTCGCAGCTCACGAGTTCGCTGAAGACGCCGCGCGATCAGCTCGCCGAGCGCATCTCCGACCTCGCTGCGAACCTCAAGGCGGCGGAGAAGCGCATCGCTCAGTTCGAGTCCAAGGAGCGCGCGGGACAGATTCCCGCGATCGCCGACGCGGCGCGCCGGATCGCCGCGTTCTACGTCGCCACGGAGTCGCTCGGTGAGCTGGCCTCGGCCGACGATCTGCGCGAACTCGTGCTCGGCGTCCGCGACCGCCTCGGCTCCGATGCTGCGGTCGTCGCACTCGGCGCCGTGGTGAACGGTCGTCCGGTCGTGGTCGTCGCCACCAACGACGCCGCTCGCACCGCAGGTGCGAAGGCGGGAGCGCTCGCGAAGCGCGCCGCCGGAGTGCTCGGCGGAGGCGGCGGCGGGCGTGACGACGTCGCACAGGGCGGCGGAACGGATGCCGCGGCACTGCCCGCCGCACTCGACGCCATCGTCCAGGAGCTGCACGCAGCGTGA
- a CDS encoding acyltransferase family protein, with translation MTRSPLRIPPDRDLSIDFVRAICLPVVVVLHAIQMGIEGDPPRAFNALAEWTPLAWITWIGMIMPTFFIAGGFAGITTWRRLEKRGETAGEYIRVRALRLARPVFLAMLGVLLTLAVMAVCGADAEFLRTFAFRLAEPLWFIAVYAICTSFVPLMAALHRRAAWTTYFTLASLVVIVDLVSRFGGLPIGALNWLFVWLFVQQLGFGVRDQWYSRRPRWLLLLLAVAAYGLMCVAVFGLGYDPDMIANLNPPTVLLLLLGLAQVYLFTLLQPAIRALMRLRPALVIIGALGMYGMVIYLWHTVAMAIVVGAQQALGLPFPPVLTPTWWITRIPWVLAIVAVLAVLCATVPRIERIWPVERARTMPLPAAIAATALLVAGVGWVLTQGYLTLGTAVALAAIAFAIAWLTVGGPGPDRESEPLEDAAESGASRDARRL, from the coding sequence GTGACGCGTTCTCCTCTTCGCATTCCGCCCGATCGTGATCTCTCGATCGACTTCGTCCGCGCGATCTGCCTCCCGGTGGTGGTCGTGCTGCATGCGATCCAGATGGGCATCGAGGGCGATCCGCCCCGTGCCTTCAACGCACTCGCGGAGTGGACGCCGCTGGCCTGGATCACCTGGATCGGGATGATCATGCCCACGTTCTTCATCGCCGGAGGCTTCGCCGGCATCACCACCTGGCGCCGACTCGAGAAGAGAGGGGAGACGGCGGGGGAGTACATCCGCGTCCGGGCCCTCCGACTCGCGCGCCCGGTGTTCCTCGCGATGCTCGGCGTACTCCTCACCCTCGCGGTGATGGCGGTCTGCGGAGCCGATGCCGAGTTCCTCCGGACCTTCGCGTTCCGGCTCGCCGAGCCACTCTGGTTCATCGCGGTCTACGCGATCTGCACCTCGTTCGTACCGCTGATGGCCGCGCTGCACCGCCGTGCGGCCTGGACGACGTACTTCACACTGGCCTCGCTGGTCGTGATCGTCGATCTCGTCTCTCGTTTCGGGGGTCTGCCGATCGGCGCCCTCAATTGGCTCTTCGTCTGGCTCTTCGTGCAGCAACTCGGCTTCGGCGTGCGGGATCAGTGGTACTCGCGCCGTCCGCGGTGGTTGCTCCTGCTGCTGGCCGTCGCCGCCTACGGCCTCATGTGCGTCGCCGTCTTCGGGCTGGGCTACGACCCCGACATGATCGCCAACCTCAACCCGCCGACCGTGCTCCTGCTCCTGCTCGGTCTGGCGCAGGTCTACCTGTTCACGCTCCTTCAGCCGGCGATCCGCGCGCTCATGCGTCTGCGCCCCGCGCTCGTGATCATCGGCGCCCTCGGAATGTACGGGATGGTCATCTACCTGTGGCATACGGTCGCGATGGCGATCGTCGTCGGTGCACAGCAGGCGCTAGGGCTGCCGTTCCCTCCGGTGCTCACCCCCACATGGTGGATCACACGCATCCCGTGGGTGCTCGCGATCGTGGCGGTGCTCGCCGTGCTCTGCGCGACCGTCCCCCGGATCGAACGGATCTGGCCGGTCGAGAGGGCGCGCACCATGCCGCTGCCGGCGGCGATCGCGGCGACAGCGCTTCTCGTGGCGGGCGTCGGGTGGGTGCTCACCCAGGGCTATCTCACGCTCGGAACCGCTGTGGCTCTGGCGGCGATCGCATTCGCGATCGCGTGGCTCACCGTCGGCGGGCCCGGTCCGGATCGAGAGTCGGAGCCTCTGGAGGATGCGGCGGAATCCGGTGCATCGCGGGACGCGCGGCGCCTCTGA
- a CDS encoding shikimate kinase: MTNSTDPLTLVLVGPMAAGKTSVGRRVARRLGVPFIDTDKRIVAAHGQIPVIFAEHGEDHFRELERLAVADALAEGGVISLGGGAVTDAGTRALLGAHPVVFLTVSPEAVADRIRGAGRPLLESEDPLERWTSIFEARRDWYEEVATATFDTSRRPMQKIADEIVIWRREQR, encoded by the coding sequence ATGACGAACAGCACTGATCCGCTCACACTGGTGCTCGTCGGTCCCATGGCTGCGGGCAAGACCAGTGTGGGGCGGCGTGTCGCACGCCGCTTGGGTGTGCCGTTCATCGACACCGACAAGCGCATCGTCGCCGCCCACGGACAGATCCCCGTGATCTTCGCCGAGCACGGCGAGGATCACTTCCGCGAGCTGGAACGGCTCGCGGTCGCCGACGCGCTCGCGGAGGGCGGCGTGATCTCCCTCGGCGGCGGCGCCGTGACGGATGCCGGAACCCGCGCGTTGCTGGGCGCGCATCCCGTGGTCTTCCTCACGGTGAGTCCCGAGGCGGTCGCGGATCGGATCCGCGGAGCCGGGCGCCCGCTGCTCGAGTCGGAGGATCCCCTGGAGCGATGGACCTCGATCTTCGAGGCGCGCCGGGACTGGTACGAGGAAGTGGCCACGGCGACGTTCGACACGTCGCGCCGGCCGATGCAGAAGATCGCAGACGAGATCGTCATTTGGAGGAGAGAGCAGCGATGA